The nucleotide window ACGGCCCCGGTTATCGCCATTGTGCTTGTGCTGTGCGCCGTGTTTATCCCTGTTTCGTTCATGGGCGGCCTTGCGGGGCAGATGTACAAGCAGTTTGCCATTACGATCTCGGTATCGGTGGTGCTTTCGGGCATTGTGGCGCTGACGCTCACTCCGGCGCTCTGCGCCCTGCTGCTCAAGCCGCATGCCCATGACCACACGCCTGCCAAGGGCTTTGTGTGGTTCAACTATGTGTTTGGTCGCATTACCCGCCGCTATGTAAACGCCGTGCGTTTTGTCAAAGCCTCCGCCTGGCGTGCGCTGGCGCTCTGCGTAGTCATGGTTCTGTGCATCGTGGGGCTGTTCCGCGTAGTGCCCGGCGGCCTTGTGCCGGATGAAGACCAGGGCTACCTGCTTGGTCTGGCCATTCTGGACGATGGCGCGGCCCAGCCCCGCACCCGCGCGGTCAACAAGGTGCTTACCGACTTCATGCTCAAGAACCCTGCGGTCTTGAGCGTGGGCACGCTCTCCGGTCTGGACATCACCTCCATGGCTGCCAAGAGTAACTACGGCACCTTCTTTGCCCTGCTCAAGCCCTGGGGAGAACGCAAGGATCCCAAGGATGCAGCCAGCGTCATCGTGAATTCGGTGGGCGCTGTAACCGTGATGCAGCCCGAGGCCTTTATCTTGGGCTTTACGCCGCCGCCCATCAGCGGCATGAGTAATACCGGTGGTTTTGAAGGCTATGTGCAGATGCGCGGCAGCGGCAGCCTCAAGGACATGGAAGAAGCTGCCAACAAGCTGGTGCTTGAAGTGACCTCCAAAAATGCCGACGGCACGCCCAAGTACCCGGCAGTGGGCATGGTGCGCAACCTCTTCACTACTGGTTCGCCCCAGCTCTACGCCAACCTTGACCGCGAACGCTGCAAGGATATGGGCATCAGCATCGCCGATGTGTATTCGGCCATGAGCGCCACCTTCGGCAGTTCATACGTCAACGACTTCAACCTCATGGGCCGCACCTTTCAGGTTCGGCTTCAGGCTGAGTCTGAAACCCGTGTGCTGCCTGAAAGCCTCAACGACATATACGTGCCCAATAAAAATGGCGAGATGGTGCCCCTGACTGCGGTAATGACCCTTGAACGCCGCACAGCTCCGCAGGTTGTGGAACGCTACAACGTGTTCCCGGCGGCCCACATCATGGGTGCGCCCTCGCCTGGGTATTCTTCGGGCCAGGCTCTCAGCGAAATGGAAAAAGCCGCTTCTGTGGTCTTGTCCTCCGATTATCAGCTGGGCTGGGTTGGTACCGCCCTTCAGGAAAAAATGGCAAGCGCCGACACCACAGTCATCTTTGTGCTGGCGCTGGTCATGGTCTTCCTGATTCTTGCAGCCCAGTATGAATCCTGGTCGTTGCCGCTTTCAGTGCTCACGGCAGTGCCTTTTGGCGTGTTCGGTGCATTGGTGGCGACCTGGGGCCGCGGGCTTTCCAACGACATCTACTTCCAGGTGGCACTAGTGACCCTGGTTGGTCTGGCGGCTAAAAACGCCATCCTTATCGTGGAATTCGCTGTTGAGGCCTGGCGCGCCGGGCGAAGCCTTGATGCGGCGGCCATCCACGCATCCAAGCTGCGTTTTCGGCCCATCGTGATGACCTCGCTTGCCTTTATCCTCGGCTGCGTGCCGTTGGCCATCAGCACGGGCGCGGGCGCAAACAGCCGCCACGCCATCGGCACGGCGGTCA belongs to Desulfovibrio desulfuricans DSM 642 and includes:
- a CDS encoding efflux RND transporter permease subunit, translated to MAVSTKPNFFLRRPVLSAVISIVITLVGALAMKALPIAQYPDLVPPTVNVSVSYPGASAETIASTVLAPLEVNINGVENMLYMTSIAASGSGSGNINVYFKLGSDANMALVNVNNKVNLAQATLPEDVRRQGVTVVKRSPAMLQVFCFYSPDGRYSDVFIHNWAQVNVVDELKRLNGVGDCSLFGSMDYSMRIWLQPDKLAKYGITTKQVTSAIQEQNSQYAPGRLGDMPTADSTQLTWQIDTQGRLVTPEEFGEIIIRTGDDSAMLRLKDVARIELGGKDYSVLSSYNGMGARMGAVYLLPGANAIATGDMVKAKLEDIASRMPDGLAYTLLVDNNDFVIESIKEVVSTLVEAMILVFIVVYVFLQNWRATLIPCIAVPVSIIGTFAGLYAFGYTINTLTLFALVLAIGIVVDDAIVVLENVERIMSSEHLPPREATAKAMNEVTAPVIAIVLVLCAVFIPVSFMGGLAGQMYKQFAITISVSVVLSGIVALTLTPALCALLLKPHAHDHTPAKGFVWFNYVFGRITRRYVNAVRFVKASAWRALALCVVMVLCIVGLFRVVPGGLVPDEDQGYLLGLAILDDGAAQPRTRAVNKVLTDFMLKNPAVLSVGTLSGLDITSMAAKSNYGTFFALLKPWGERKDPKDAASVIVNSVGAVTVMQPEAFILGFTPPPISGMSNTGGFEGYVQMRGSGSLKDMEEAANKLVLEVTSKNADGTPKYPAVGMVRNLFTTGSPQLYANLDRERCKDMGISIADVYSAMSATFGSSYVNDFNLMGRTFQVRLQAESETRVLPESLNDIYVPNKNGEMVPLTAVMTLERRTAPQVVERYNVFPAAHIMGAPSPGYSSGQALSEMEKAASVVLSSDYQLGWVGTALQEKMASADTTVIFVLALVMVFLILAAQYESWSLPLSVLTAVPFGVFGALVATWGRGLSNDIYFQVALVTLVGLAAKNAILIVEFAVEAWRAGRSLDAAAIHASKLRFRPIVMTSLAFILGCVPLAISTGAGANSRHAIGTAVIGGMLAATCIATLFVPFFFKAIMQLSLKLQGKTDPNAGRDHLAEDQEDDI